The window GTCATGATTTCTCCACATCTGAAGGTGACCGTTGCATGATTGCAGATGCTATTCACATTAATGCTCAGAGGCAGCAACAATGTGTCCAGCTCCAAAGTTGGTCAACCCCATAGAGATCCTGTGCTTCTACATTTAGCTCTATGGGGTAAAATCTTCATCTCagcctctcactctcactctcactctctcatccaaGGCTCCACAAGAACAATACCCCCACCAGGAACAGTAGCCATCATCAACAAACCCACAAGCATTCCCATCACACCTTTAAACTCTCAGACAGCATCCATCTCAACCACTCCTCCACCCATAAATGACCAAGGTAAATACTACACTGGAGTGTCCGGGTGTAGGCGACCTCCGTTTACATTAGTGATATGTTTGATTTCTCTCTCTAAAGTGAACTCAGAGTGTTAGTTGTGAAATGTCAGTTGTGGTGATTTTGAACACACTGTCTATGTCACAGACGAAACATGGTTTGGTAAGTTCAGAATAAGAACAAGAGCATTGTAGTTTTGAGCCTCCATcagtcaaccaaccaaccaaccaactatCCACTCACTTCTCTCCTGCCTCAACTCTCCCCAACAGAAACTTGCAGCACTCACTCTGTCACTTTTATCCACAGACAAAAGCATTATCTCCAGTACTTCACCCACACAATCCACCAAGAATGCAAACGACTCCACAGGTAAACCTGCAAAGCAGAATCTCTCATAGAGTCATGCTGGATCTGTTGGAAAATAAGCATTACCAGGAGCTGATcacatcattttttatttattttttatttattgtgatttctctctctaactgagaTGATTTGTATCAGGCCCTTTACTTCaaaacaccaccaccatcaccacgaCAGCCACTACAACCCTCTCACCTTCACTCAGTTCGCTTACCCCCACCTCAAACATCATCACTCGGGCATCAAGCCAAGCTACCCTCTCCAACGGTAATGTATACCTCCTCCATTAACGTCTGTTAATGCTGTAAAATGTGTTGTTTCTGTCTCACATCAAAAGTGTGTCGTTCTCTATTTTATAGTAACTGGCGACTCGAGCACAAGCACTTCTGACCCTGCAAGCACCCTCAACCAAACCCAGACATCTGACCCTGCAAGCACCCTCAACCAAACCCAGACATCTGACCCTGCAAGCACCCTCAACCAAACCCAGACATCTGACCCTGCAAGCACTGCAGTCGCCCAAACCCAGACATCTGACCCTGCAAGCACTGCAGTCGCCCAAACCCAGACATCTGACCCTGCAAGCACCCTCAACCAAACCCCAGCCTTTTCTACAAACACCTCCACCTCTCAATCCCAGGCCTACAAAAACTCTTTGCCTACAAGCACTCCACCCATTCACAACCAAACCTCACCTGCAAGCACCCTGACTTCCACTACAGCTATCCCCACAGGTTGGCCTCTTCTCCATGGGATGCTGTGTTGTGTCTATTGATAGTAGATCATGTTTCTCCTACTGTTGTAATGGAATGTTGTGATGTTGTAATGGAATGTTGTGATGTTGTAATGGAATGTTGTGATGTTGTAATGGATTGTTGTGATGTTGTAATGTAACGTTGTTCTCGTGGATTCTCACCTGTCTGTTCCGTCTTTCAGGCAGCCAGACTAAACCAACACCGCCAAAGTGTGAGTTCCAATTATTTGGTTTGAGATGCATTCTAAGACTGTGCATGATAGGGATAGTTCacctgaataaataaataaataaataaataatgatcaATCTTTTCATTTAATCTTATAGGTACATACACGGTCACGCCTGTCATCTATGGCTTTCGGATTGACTTAAAGGCCTCAACCTCCGACACATACAACATATCGTACCAGGATGAATCAGGACAACACATGACTGTTGAGCATCAAACGGTGAACAACACTATTGTGGTATCATTGAAGCCTTGCAGGAAATACACTTTTACGACGATTCAGCCTGAATGTGAACTCCAAGGAAATAGCACTCTGAGGACTGAGAAAATGGGTATGTCAAAGGCACTGAGCATACACTGTTTAATAAGGTATTATTTGTTAATTACATATGAACTAATAATCCTTATTAAATCCTGTGGCTAAATAATGCTTTGGAGGAAAACAAATTGTGGGATGTAACAGTCACTGTGTTTAGTAGTAACATATAGGGATCTTTTTGGGTTGAATCTCAATACAATGACAAATTACTTACTTATAATAACTATTATGTAAAATCACTTGTAGTTAACTAGCTGTAGACTATGATACTTATCTAAAATAATACATGTTggaaaaattgtttaaaaaaaatatttctttTAACAAATGTTTGCACGATTTAGATGACCTAGAGTTTTCCACCAACACGAAGCCGGGATATTTGTGTTATGTGACGAAATGGGATATCAGTGATGCTGAATGGAACAGTCCTGTTATCACCTGGGACAAAGACAACTGTTTTGAGCTTTTAGATgaacatttctgcacaaacttcACAACCAATGTAGCTGTGCCTGGAGATTGCAGTGTCAACATCAGCAAAACTATACCCATAACAGCAGGTGAGATTACTATAAATACTCAGaaagaaaaatatttaaaatgttaAATGGGAATTactcaacagcaaaggacatttcTCAATCACTATGACCTGCTATCCTTTATTTAAACAATCCTGACCAacagtgtacagtgcattcggaaagtatagtatatgacgctacaagcttggcacacctttatttggggagtttctcaaattattttctgcagatcctctcaagctctgtcaggttgggtgtggagcgtcactgcacagatattttcaggtctctccagagatgtttgatcaggttcgggctctggctgggccactacggacattcagagacttgtcccgaagccctgcgttgtcttggctgtgtgcttagggttgttgtcctgttggaaggcgaacgttcgccccagtttgaggtcctgagagctctggagcaggttttcttcaaggatctctctgtactttgctccattaatctttccctcaatcccaactagtctcccagtccctgctgctgaaaaacatccccagagcatgatgctgccaccaacattcttcaccgtagggatggtgccaggtttcctccagacgcgaTGCTTGTCATTCaggtgttcaatcttggttttattagttcagagaatcttgtttctcatggtgaaTCTTGTTTTCTCATGAGAGTCCTTTGgatggcttttggcaaactccaagcggggtgtcatgtgccttttactgaggagtggcttccgtctggccactctaccataaaggcctgattggtggagtgctgctaagatggttgtccttctggaaggttctcccatctccacagaggaactctggagctctgtcagagtgaccaacgggttcttggtcacctccctgaccaaggtccttctcccccaggcggccagctctaggaagagtcttggtggttccaaacttcttccatttaagaatgatggaggccactgtgttcttggggaccgtcaatgctgcagaaatgttttagtacccttccccagtgccttgacacaatcctgtctctgagctctacggacaattctttcaacatcacggcttggtttttgctctgacatgcactgtcaactgtagcaccttatatagacaggtgtttgcctttccaaatcatgtccaatcaattgaatgtaccacaggtggactacaatcaagttgtagaaacatctcaaggataatcaatggaaacaggatgcacctgagctcaatttcgagtctcatagcaaagggtctgaatacttataataACTGTGAACAACATttataaaaatctgttttcgttttgtcattatgggttattgtttgtagattggtcaggatttgtatttatttaatacatttgagaataatgctgtaacataacaacttgtggaaaagggaaggtgtctgaacactttccaaatgcactgtatactcttaaaagattagtccaaatgaggactaaaagagatcctaataaagTAAAATATCAAAGGCTGTGGCCCCATTGTACACGGCTGCTGATAAACCATCATTTGTTAACCAGTATCACTATTTTGTCTCTTTTGTGCATAGCTATAATTAAATCTTTCCTATTTTGAAACAGAGTATTCTACAGTCAAACACTCTCCCAATCTGGAATTCAAAAACGTACTCCCTGTTGAAATAGTATGGAAAAACAAGCCAAAAAACTGTAGCCCTAAAGATCTGGACATTCATTACACCTGTGAAGGTAAAAATAATGTTTCCACATTTCATATGAATTTACATATGATAACAATTTATTTTTTCAAAGGAAGAAATCACTAATATTCTTGTTTTTGTCCCAGGAAACAACGGGTCTATCAACTTGGATGATTTGGAACCCTTTCAGAAATACAACTGTAGTGGAAAGTTTACTCACAACAGTAAAGTCATCAATACCAAGTCCATTGACATTGAAATCAAGTGTAGTAAGTTATTATACAAACATTTTTTAAGATAAACTCTCCCTCGACTTAAACATTTGAATACTGAAAATAGCCTATAACAAGACATAACATGCATTTATTTCAGTATCACTATGATCATATTATTCTCATATTTCACTCCGTAGAAGTGGACATTACCCAAACGTCTACAAACACCTCCATAAGCCTTAAATGGACCAATGACAGCATTAACTGCCCCAACAATACTCAGCTATTTCACTCCTGCGTTTCCTGTAGAATTGAGACTAAAGTTAAAGGTAAGCTACATTTTAAGTAATTATTTTACCCACCAAACAAATTAACCTTATTTTAATGATAAGTCCCTATGGAAAACACAGGTATGTATGTTTTCCTAAAGATGTGGTTGCCTTTACAATTGTATGTCCCTGGCAGCTTGTCAAACAAGCAGTTGCCTCAGGTGGGAGATGagatcatttatatatatatttaaaacaaacTGATAAGAATTACAGATCAAGCTTTGACTCCTTTTTCATCCATTTTTCAGATTGTTACACCACGGATGAATTACATTATGATTTTAATAAATTGCAGCCGTTCACAAAGTATATCTGTTCAATTGAGCCAAGGTACAAAGACATGAGCTACGATACACTCAAAAAAGTGTCTAAGACAATCCAAACTGCACCTGGAGGTAAGTGTGACATACGTTGCATATATCATTTCATTTACAATATATAGCAATATGATGATTTTTAACATACTGCAGCAATCTTTCCACGATGCAGATGTTGAAGTGAAGGGTGCTGAGTAAAAATGTTTCTGAACAGTAGTAAATGATCATAGAATATGAAGTGGAAGAATGCAGTTCACAACAGGCCTATATGAAATAACTGCTGCACATCTGTTGGGATCTGTGAACAGGATGACCATAATATAATCTGttgcctatgtttgtgtttgaCAGTACCTGATGAGGTGGTGAAAACGAGTCTGACTTATACTCAGAACAATGCTTTTACCATTACATGTGAGGAATTAAAGCCAGTTCAGTGGAAGGGAAAAGAGAAGTGGTACATTGCAACGATCACTGGGTCTGAGACAaaagaacaaaaacataaaaaatgCAATTTTACATTTGCGGACCTCGGCTATTCAACAGACTACACAGTTCAGGTACGTTACTCAACATTCATACAGTAAAACCTAATGTATTGACTATGCTGTAATATATCGTGGCATTAGATACTGCTGAATGAAATgctctatgtactgtatgtagatgaGTTAAACAGAAGATGTAGAAATGGTGTTTCACCAGTATGTCTCTCAGGTAATGTGTTCACATAGTCAGGATGATCATTAACGAGAGTATTGGCTTGATTATTGTGCGTTCCTGTTAACCCAGTGGGTTTGTGGGGACCAGGAGCTATTGTGATAGAAGGATCATACATGAATGTCTTCTTTTTTCAGATCTTTACATACAATGGGAAATACAAGAGTAAACCAATAGAAAAACACATTACTACTCGCTGTAAGTAGTTTTACATTTccagatatttttatttttattttatttcacctttatttaaccaggtaggcaagttgagaacaagttctcatttacaattgcgacctggccaagagaaagcaaagcagtttgacacattcaatgacacagagttacacaattATAggtggctatgtacaggtgcagtaatctgtgagctgctctgacagttggtgcttaaagctagtgagggagataagtgtttccagtttcagagatttttgtagtttgttccaatcattggcagcagagaactggaaggacaggcggccaaagaaataattggttttgggggtgaccagagagatctAGCTACTGGAACGCGTGCTAAAGGTGGGTGatgttatggtgaccagcgagctgagataaggggggactttacctagcagggtattgtagatgacatggagccagtgggtttgtcgacgagtatgaagcgagggccagccaacgagagcgtacaggttcgcaatggtgggtagtatatggggctttggtgacaaaacggattgcactgtgatagactgcatccaatttgttgagtatggtattggaggctattttggaaatgacatcgccgaagtcaaggattggtaggatggtcagttttacaagggtatgtttggcagcatgagtgaaggatgctttgttgtgaaataggaggccaattctagatttaactttggattggagatgtttgatgtgggtctggaaggagagtttacagtctaaccagacacctaggtatttgtagttgtccacgtattctaagtcagagccgtccagagtagtgatggcgggcaggtgcaggcagcgatcggttgaagagcatgcatttagttttacttgtatttaagagaaattggaggccacggaaggagagttgtatggcattgaagcttgcctggagggttgttaacacagtgtccaaagaatctTATGCAGAAGCCTGCAATAAATATACTCAAGTCAGACTGATTGAAATGATACACTTTGTATGAATATTACCTTTCTCTGACTCCAATTAACAAAATAATATGACTTTGATGAACTGTATGAACAAGTAGCCatttatccctcctcctccctccattcatgGTAGGCTAAACAGCATTCAGTGTTGCTTTTACATTGTTGAGTAAAAGTCCCTTTACCACTCTTCTCATCTGTTTTCAGACAATGACAAAGCTGTGACTGTGTTCCTCATCATCCTGACGTCTCTggctctcctcttctttctctacaaGATCTACAACCTGCAGCGCAAGACGTCCAAGTGAGTATTTAGTCAGTTCCTGTCTGACAGGAAGTCTTCAAATGCTACAGTAGGCTTCAGATTACCTTCAGATTGTATTTGAAGAGGTAGctgtgtacagtcatggccacagCTATTCCACAGCTAGCCcattcccttggctgagaagcaacaccacacatgaatggtctcaggatgctttactgttggcatgacactggactgatggtagcgctcaccttgtcttctccggacaagcttttttcctgatgccccaaacaattggaaaggggattcatcagagaaaatgactttaccccagtcctcagcagtccaatctctgtaccttttgcagaatatcagtctgtccctgatgtttttcctggagagaagtggcttctttgctgcccttcttgacaccaggccatcctccaaaggtcttcgcctcactgtgcatgcagatggaCTCAcaactgcctgctgccattcctgagtaagctctgtactggtggtgccacaatcccgcagctgaatcaacattaagagacggtcctggcgcttgctggactttcttgggcgccctgaagccttcttcacaacaattgaaccgctctccttgaagttcttgatgatccgataaatggttgatttcggTGCAATCTTAACtgacagcaatatccttgcccattaagccctttttgtgcaaagcaatgatgacagcacatgtttccttgcaggaaacctccatggttgacagaggaagaacaatgattccaagtaccaccctccttttgaagcttccagtctgttattggaactcaatcagcatgacagagtgatctccagccttgtccttgtaaacactcacacctgtgttaatgagagaatcactgacatgatgtcagttggtccttttgtggcagggctgaaatgcagtggaaatgttttggggggattcagttcatttgcatggcaaagagggactttgcaattaattgcaattcatctgatcactcttcataacattctggagtatatgcaaattgccatcatacaaactgaggctgcagactttgtgaaaatgtatatttgtgtcattctcaaaacttttggtcacgactgtacatatcccaaccagaagtgaTGGATTACagcatcctcactgagctaaaggctagagctgacgCTTTTAAGgtgtgggacactaatccggacgcttataagaaatctcgctacACCATCCGACCcccatcaaacaggaaaaacgtcaatacaggactgagaTTGAATTCTACTACACCAGCTTGTAcgatcgtcggatgtggcaggtgtttgcaaactatcacggattacaaaccCTGCCGTGAGTAGttcagtgacgcgagcctaccagacgagcgaaATACCTTCTTTGCTCACTTCAAAGCTAGCAACACTGAataccagctgttccggacaactgtgtgatcatgctctccgtagccgatgtgagtaagtccTTAAAACAGGTTAGTAtttacaaggccgcagggccagacagattaccaggacgtgtactgagaGCTTGCGctcaccaactggcaagtgtcttcactgacatgttcctctccctgacccagtctgtaatacctacatgtttcaagcagaccaacatagtccctgtgcctaggAACGCCAAGGGAACcggtctaaatgactatcgccccatagtaCTCACATctttagccatgaaatgctttgaaaggctggtcatagctcacgataccatcatcccagacccTCTTTATCCAATTCGAATACCGCTcgaacaggtccacagatgacgcaatctctgaGCGTGTGAGCGTGTACCTTCAGCATCTTGTGAGAAACTGATCTCCTGATCAATCTTGCTCATCTTCAGGCCAGAGTTTGCTCATGAAGCTGCTGGTTAAAGTCCCTCAACCAGTCTGGTAGTTTTTCTGACTCAGCCAGTTTCTTGGCCACAGCCTGCTCCAGCTCTGAGCAGACAGCTCTGGTCTCCAGCTGTTCAGTGAGGGGAGAATCAAGGTAATTCTGGAGCTTTGTGTTCCTGGTCTGCTCCTCTGGGATTTGAGTTGGTTCGCTTGAAGCTGAAACTTCAAGCTGGAGCATTTATCCGTCAGTGAGACCTGAAGCTGAGATAGGATGAAGTTTTGTTCCCTATCAATGGTCTTGAACTCACCAGCTGTATCCTGGAGCTTGATCTGGAGGTCTTGGATCTCTGGGATCAGCTCCTGGTGTTCGGCTGACAAGGTGTGGAACTCAGAGAAGAGTTATTGGTGTTCGTTCTCCAGTGCCCAGTGTTTGGCCTTTAACTCCTGTAGCTCTATGACTGTGGTCTAGCTCTCCATAGTCAGACTCTCATAGCAGCTGCGTTCAGCCTGGAGGGAGGAACTGAGAACTTGCTCTTCTCCAAGGCCAGAGTGTGCTCATGGAGCTGTTGATTGTCTCTCTGGA is drawn from Oncorhynchus tshawytscha isolate Ot180627B linkage group LG05, Otsh_v2.0, whole genome shotgun sequence and contains these coding sequences:
- the LOC112236159 gene encoding receptor-type tyrosine-protein phosphatase C isoform X3, which encodes MAGLYGLKILLLCTGLIELAICSTRTIPPPGTVAIINKPTSIPITPLNSQTASISTTPPPINDQDKSIISSTSPTQSTKNANDSTGSQTKPTPPKCTYTVTPVIYGFRIDLKASTSDTYNISYQDESGQHMTVEHQTVNNTIVVSLKPCRKYTFTTIQPECELQGNSTLRTEKMDDLEFSTNTKPGYLCYVTKWDISDAEWNSPVITWDKDNCFELLDEHFCTNFTTNVAVPGDCSVNISKTIPITAEYSTVKHSPNLEFKNVLPVEIVWKNKPKNCSPKDLDIHYTCEGNNGSINLDDLEPFQKYNCSGKFTHNSKVINTKSIDIEIKCKVDITQTSTNTSISLKWTNDSINCPNNTQLFHSCVSCRIETKVKDCYTTDELHYDFNKLQPFTKYICSIEPRYKDMSYDTLKKVSKTIQTAPGVPDEVVKTSLTYTQNNAFTITCEELKPVQWKGKEKWYIATITGSETKEQKHKKCNFTFADLGYSTDYTVQIFTYNGKYKSKPIEKHITTRYNDKAVTVFLIILTSLALLFFLYKIYNLQRKTSNTTSETKTTVMFISGTVPLPRGFRGVKTDAWYTLR
- the LOC112236159 gene encoding receptor-type tyrosine-protein phosphatase C isoform X1, whose amino-acid sequence is MAGLYGLKILLLCTGLIELAICSTRTIPPPGTVAIINKPTSIPITPLNSQTASISTTPPPINDQDKSIISSTSPTQSTKNANDSTGPLLQNTTTITTTATTTLSPSLSSLTPTSNIITRASSQATLSNVTGDSSTSTSDPASTLNQTQTSDPASTLNQTQTSDPASTLNQTQTSDPASTAVAQTQTSDPASTAVAQTQTSDPASTLNQTPAFSTNTSTSQSQAYKNSLPTSTPPIHNQTSPASTLTSTTAIPTGSQTKPTPPKCTYTVTPVIYGFRIDLKASTSDTYNISYQDESGQHMTVEHQTVNNTIVVSLKPCRKYTFTTIQPECELQGNSTLRTEKMDDLEFSTNTKPGYLCYVTKWDISDAEWNSPVITWDKDNCFELLDEHFCTNFTTNVAVPGDCSVNISKTIPITAEYSTVKHSPNLEFKNVLPVEIVWKNKPKNCSPKDLDIHYTCEGNNGSINLDDLEPFQKYNCSGKFTHNSKVINTKSIDIEIKCKVDITQTSTNTSISLKWTNDSINCPNNTQLFHSCVSCRIETKVKDCYTTDELHYDFNKLQPFTKYICSIEPRYKDMSYDTLKKVSKTIQTAPGVPDEVVKTSLTYTQNNAFTITCEELKPVQWKGKEKWYIATITGSETKEQKHKKCNFTFADLGYSTDYTVQIFTYNGKYKSKPIEKHITTRYNDKAVTVFLIILTSLALLFFLYKIYNLQRKTSNTTSETKTTVMFISGTVPLPRGFRGVKTDAWYTLR
- the LOC112236159 gene encoding receptor-type tyrosine-protein phosphatase C isoform X2: MAGLYGLKILLLCTGLIELAICSTRTIPPPGTVAIINKPTSIPITPLNSQTASISTTPPPINDQDKSIISSTSPTQSTKNANDSTGPLLQNTTTITTTATTTLSPSLSSLTPTSNIITRASSQATLSNGSQTKPTPPKCTYTVTPVIYGFRIDLKASTSDTYNISYQDESGQHMTVEHQTVNNTIVVSLKPCRKYTFTTIQPECELQGNSTLRTEKMDDLEFSTNTKPGYLCYVTKWDISDAEWNSPVITWDKDNCFELLDEHFCTNFTTNVAVPGDCSVNISKTIPITAEYSTVKHSPNLEFKNVLPVEIVWKNKPKNCSPKDLDIHYTCEGNNGSINLDDLEPFQKYNCSGKFTHNSKVINTKSIDIEIKCKVDITQTSTNTSISLKWTNDSINCPNNTQLFHSCVSCRIETKVKDCYTTDELHYDFNKLQPFTKYICSIEPRYKDMSYDTLKKVSKTIQTAPGVPDEVVKTSLTYTQNNAFTITCEELKPVQWKGKEKWYIATITGSETKEQKHKKCNFTFADLGYSTDYTVQIFTYNGKYKSKPIEKHITTRYNDKAVTVFLIILTSLALLFFLYKIYNLQRKTSNTTSETKTTVMFISGTVPLPRGFRGVKTDAWYTLR